The genomic stretch AGTCTTATAACTGCATGTCTTTTAATATGGGGACCTTCATCGTGACTCTCCATCAactctggtttaaaaatgatccaAACTTAGTTTTATCTTACAGGTGTCTATGATCGACCCTGCTACAAAGTGATTTACACCGACAGAAGCATCTGTACCTTCAAAggctcatcagtggacatttcCTGCACTTACAGCAGTTATGACACTATCAGATCTAAATTCTGGTTCAGTCCTGAACGTTTTCATCAGTGGCAGAAtccttcacagcctgaggaccttagtgaagactcccagtttgcaggtcgtgttcaggtccttgaatcagagagaggacgctccactctgagaatcactgacctgacagagagtgattcagctcagtatcacttcAAATTCACAACAGGATGGTCTGAGTGGAGGAGTAGTTTACCTGgtacaactctgactgtcacaggtactgatgaacacacactgatgtaaatcatcaacacagaacatttagaaacagtgaacatgttgaaaatgatggatcatcatgagtttgtgtggtaattactgttgtgttggcactaatgttcactgctagttctaggaatagtaactgttgtgttgtcgtgtgtgtacatctatcaGGGATTTTTGTTagaaccagtgataataatattgtttcttgttctcatatccagctctgcaggtgcaggtgaccagaataacagtccaccagtctgatactgaggcagagctgaagtgtcacagcagctgcagtccagctggtcgTCTTTCCTACATCTGGTTCAAGAACAGGCAGAAAGTCACAGGGGTggagacatcttcttttaaaggccgggtttatcctggagacatcatctcttgtgctttgaaaggacatgagaactacggctctcctccagtcagtgagtttgatccactgtatcaggaaaagacatgcagacacactggCTTCTAAAAGTTGTAGATGCAGCAGAATTATATGTAACTGAATAAAGTTAAACTGTTACAACTAGAGGAGAAGCAACATTCACACTGTCAGGACTCTGCAAACAGGACCTGCACACAACCAGCATGTACAGTATGGATAACAATGTGTAAAGTTTTTGGAAATTAAAAATGTCCAACAGCTTGTTATTGACTGTCAGTTCCCATTATAGTAAACAGCATGAACAGCTGCTGTGATAATGGAGAcaatcaaaaagaaacaaagacattttttaaaaaaaatagtcattTTTTGTAGCATctaaaaataatacatgttgtctcctccagatgctccaaagcttccctctgtgttagtgagtccctctgctgagatagtggagggcagttcagtgactctgacctgtagcagtgatgctaacccagcagctaaatacacctggtacaaggagaatggagatccagaccttcatcctctcagtaaagaaccacagcttgtcttcagctccatccagtcctctgactctggagagtattactgtacagctgagaacgagctggggaggacgacgtctgaatacatctctattgatgtgacatgtgagtgaaacacagagcaggagattaaatgtcacattcattgttttttagGTTGTCAGCCATGCAATACATACTGGGTTTGTTGTCTGATTTTGTATAACTCTTAAATTTGTTGGATTCTCCTTGTTTCCTTTGTTGCTTGCTTTTTTGAATTTCAGACTTTGATTAACAGCATTTAAGTTTGCTTGTTGTTCCtttacctgcctgcctctgtgaGCGTCTTGCATTTGGGACCATTTTTTGGGGACCCCAACTTTATGGAAGTGTAACATTTCACTTCTCATTTTAACTCAGCAACAATCACACGTCACCTCCTGTTTCACTATCAGTCGCCTGCTGTATAGTTCACTGAGTAACTGCAGCAGATTTATACTTCTTTCTACCTCCTGACCttacttcaaaataaagtatttaaaatgGTCTTTCCAGTGATAATAATCTGTATTCATCTTTACAGATGCTCcaagacttccctctgtgtcagtgagtccctctgctgagatagtggagggcagttcagtgactctgacctgtagcggtgatgctaacccagcagctaattacatctggtacaaggagaaacaaaaactgcttCGAGGACAGACGGGGAACTatcatctctcctccatcagctctgaggacagagggaacTACTCCTGCAAGTCTGAGAATCAGTATGGAGAGATCATGTCCTTGTCTGTATCAGTCGATGTCCAGTGTGagtacaaaatataaacagCTCTGGTGTCCTGCTGACTCAGCGTTAAGAGACATATGACTTGTAGCCACAGTGAACCTGCttcacatgttcacacacataTCTCCAGATATATAATGTGAATTTACTGGTAGCTGTAGTCTATTTGTGTAGGTTGAAAGACAATAGCTCTAAAAAGGCAAAATACAAGTTTATGTTCACAGAACACATGACCttaatccaaaatgtaaatgtgacaaagCCATCATCTGATGTGAATGACATGAGTCTCTTTaaatctcctccagatgctccaaagcttccctctgtgtcagtgagtccctctgctgagatagtggagggcagttcagtgactctgacctgtagcagtgatgctaacccagcagctaattacacctggtacaagaagaatggagatgTTTTTCAAGGACCAGAAGACATCTatcatttctcctccatcagctctgaggacagagggaacTACTCCTGCAAGTCTGAGAATCAGTATGGAGAGATCAACTCTACGTCTGTGTTTATAGACGTCCAGTGTGAGT from Sparus aurata chromosome 1, fSpaAur1.1, whole genome shotgun sequence encodes the following:
- the LOC115587328 gene encoding B-cell receptor CD22-like, which encodes MRGAVMSLPTAASGLVVLLLTVPVIQGQDDWGVTYNSTEVCAFKGSTVDLSCTYTYPFRVKRVENRFWFTKESNGVFTDLRKDPKYSGRMQYFCSNKDCSLRITDLRESDSAEYKFRFITDQEGGKYSGLPGVTLRIADPDLQVKVNGSSHSSWRELKCHSSCRLPDYSYIWYKNGQKIQSQTASTYSNYFNYADSYSCAVKGREDFPSPPVCVYDRPCYKVIYTDRSICTFKGSSVDISCTYSSYDTIRSKFWFSPERFHQWQNPSQPEDLSEDSQFAGRVQVLESERGRSTLRITDLTESDSAQYHFKFTTGWSEWRSSLPGTTLTVTALQVQVTRITVHQSDTEAELKCHSSCSPAGRLSYIWFKNRQKVTGVETSSFKGRVYPGDIISCALKGHENYGSPPVNAPKLPSVSVSPSAEIVEGSSVTLTCSSDANPAANYTWYKKNGDVFQGPEDIYHFSSISSEDRGNYSCKSENQYGEINSTSVFIDVQYAPK